The following proteins are co-located in the Streptomyces sp. DT2A-34 genome:
- a CDS encoding DUF6049 family protein: MAEAADFQGMSPSPARRWLRRTGALFAGAPLLAGLLQLPAATPSHAAGQDSLKAASDSGTVAVAVDSLTPSVPGDGDTLTVSGTVTNKGKQAVTDAQVDLRLGSALNTRSAIDTVAGRTGYQGSLDGAPVGGKYVKEFSKLTPGVSQRFSISVPVDDLDLGGDGVYPLAVSLSGETSTQPWDQVLGIQRTFLPWQPDGADTKTRTTVLWPLISTAHMTAQTGSNESQTPVFRDDDLAKEISPGGRLQQLVSLGRELDVTWVIDPDLLASVDAMTDNYRVQGEGDTTTAGTHQAVANQWLAELQAAVQDKEVVALPFADPDLASLAHNGTNVTGSLNHLKEAADVATDTVESILHVEPTTDFAWPVNGAVDPSIVKVATSAGADKVITRSDSLVETGGLPYTPSAARPIGGGTTAVVADARMSTLFQGNLTRASSSTLAVQRFLAQSLALNLQSDKQRSIVVAPQRMPTASQAQAMAEAVTALQDGTWSQSQELTTAATAKPDSGAATNVPAASKYPSSLRKQELPRSAYEQIATTQDKLDKFKVILSKEARVVTPFGRAMNREMSTSWRGRSGEAADYRNAVEAYIDSLAGQVTLIDKSETKLSGRSATIPVTVQNNLVQGVEHLVLRLTSKSPRRLEIGGERFYEQDVAVSGGHSQTVKFTTSAQANGQATVVAQLFTEDGQPYGAPVTFDVKVTEFTATVMLVIGGGFLLLVLAGFRMYTQRKRAAARAAEDNDATETSEADGGPENQEGPEDRLTPEDFPEEESGTGTRADAPEQPSDLTPDTATESADPSGTGERVDR; this comes from the coding sequence GTGGCCGAGGCGGCAGACTTCCAGGGGATGAGTCCCTCACCTGCCCGCCGGTGGCTGCGGCGCACCGGAGCACTGTTCGCCGGGGCGCCTCTGCTGGCCGGCCTGCTCCAGCTGCCCGCGGCCACGCCTTCGCACGCCGCCGGGCAGGACTCCCTGAAAGCCGCCTCCGACTCGGGCACGGTGGCCGTCGCTGTGGACTCGCTCACCCCCTCTGTCCCCGGCGACGGCGACACGCTGACCGTGTCCGGCACGGTGACCAACAAGGGCAAGCAGGCGGTCACCGACGCGCAGGTGGACCTGCGCCTGGGGTCCGCGCTGAACACGCGCTCGGCCATCGACACGGTCGCCGGGCGCACCGGCTACCAGGGCAGCCTGGACGGGGCACCGGTGGGCGGGAAGTACGTCAAGGAGTTCTCCAAGCTCACCCCGGGCGTCTCCCAGCGCTTCAGCATCTCCGTGCCGGTCGACGATCTGGACCTCGGGGGAGACGGGGTCTACCCACTCGCCGTCTCCCTGTCCGGCGAGACGTCCACGCAGCCCTGGGATCAGGTGCTCGGCATCCAGCGGACCTTCCTGCCGTGGCAGCCCGACGGGGCCGACACGAAGACCCGGACGACGGTGCTGTGGCCGCTCATCTCCACCGCGCACATGACGGCACAGACGGGATCGAACGAGTCGCAGACGCCGGTCTTCCGCGACGACGACCTCGCCAAGGAGATCTCCCCCGGCGGCCGTCTGCAGCAGCTCGTGTCGCTGGGCAGGGAGCTCGACGTCACCTGGGTGATCGACCCCGACCTGCTGGCCTCCGTGGACGCGATGACGGACAACTACCGCGTGCAGGGCGAGGGTGACACGACCACGGCGGGCACCCATCAGGCGGTCGCCAACCAGTGGCTGGCCGAGTTGCAGGCGGCGGTGCAGGACAAGGAGGTCGTCGCCCTGCCCTTCGCCGACCCCGACCTGGCCTCACTGGCGCACAACGGCACGAACGTCACCGGCTCGCTGAACCACCTCAAGGAGGCCGCCGACGTCGCCACCGACACGGTCGAGTCGATCCTTCACGTGGAGCCGACCACCGACTTCGCCTGGCCCGTGAACGGCGCCGTCGACCCGTCCATCGTCAAGGTCGCCACGTCCGCCGGCGCGGACAAGGTGATCACCCGCAGCGACAGCCTGGTGGAGACGGGCGGCCTGCCCTACACGCCCTCCGCGGCCCGCCCCATCGGCGGCGGCACGACGGCGGTCGTCGCGGACGCCAGGATGTCCACGTTGTTCCAGGGGAACCTGACAAGGGCGTCGAGCTCGACGCTCGCCGTGCAGAGGTTCCTGGCCCAGAGCCTGGCCCTCAACCTCCAGTCGGACAAGCAGCGCAGCATCGTCGTCGCCCCGCAGCGGATGCCGACGGCGAGCCAGGCCCAGGCGATGGCGGAGGCGGTGACGGCGCTCCAGGACGGCACGTGGTCCCAGTCCCAGGAGCTCACGACCGCGGCCACGGCCAAGCCCGACTCCGGCGCCGCCACGAACGTGCCGGCGGCCTCCAAGTACCCCTCCTCGCTGCGTAAGCAGGAGCTGCCGCGATCGGCCTATGAGCAGATCGCGACCACCCAGGACAAGCTCGACAAGTTCAAGGTCATCCTCAGCAAGGAGGCCCGCGTGGTGACGCCCTTCGGGCGTGCCATGAACCGCGAGATGTCCACGTCGTGGCGCGGCCGCTCCGGGGAGGCGGCGGACTATCGCAATGCCGTGGAGGCGTACATCGATTCCCTGGCCGGCCAGGTCACGCTGATCGACAAGTCGGAGACCAAGCTCTCCGGCCGCAGCGCCACGATCCCCGTGACGGTGCAGAACAACCTGGTGCAGGGCGTCGAGCACCTGGTGCTCCGGCTTACCTCGAAGAGCCCCAGGCGGCTTGAGATCGGTGGCGAGCGCTTCTACGAACAGGACGTCGCGGTGTCCGGCGGGCACAGCCAGACGGTGAAGTTCACCACGTCGGCTCAGGCCAACGGTCAGGCGACGGTGGTCGCCCAGCTGTTCACGGAGGACGGCCAGCCGTACGGCGCACCCGTCACCTTCGACGTGAAGGTCACCGAGTTCACGGCCACGGTGATGCTGGTCATCGGCGGCGGCTTCCTCCTGCTCGTCCTTGCCGGATTCCGGATGTACACGCAGCGCAAGCGTGCGGCCGCGCGTGCGGCAGAGGATAACGACGCCACGGAGACGAGCGAGGCCGACGGCGGGCCGGAGAACCAGGAAGGCCCCGAGGACCGTCTCACGCCCGAGGACTTCCCTGAGGAGGAATCCGGCACCGGTACCCGGGCAGACGCCCCGGAGCAGCCGAGTGACCTGACACCGGACACCGCAACGGAAAGCGCCGACCCGTCCGGCACGGGTGAGAGAGTGGACCGTTGA
- a CDS encoding CCA tRNA nucleotidyltransferase produces the protein MPNAYEDKPSALSQAQHRAVSELLRVAPVADDLARRFQEAGFSLALVGGSVRDALLGRLGNDLDFTTDAHPEDVLKIVRPWADAVWEVGIAFGTVGAQKSGYQIEVTTYRSEAYDRTSRKPEVSYGDSIEEDLVRRDFTVNAMAVALPEKEFIDPHGGLEDLAARVLRTPGTPESSFSDDPLRMMRAARFAAQLDFEVAPEVVMAMKEMAGRIEIVSAERVRDELNKLILSAYPRKGLTLLVDTGIADHVLPELPALRLESDEHHRHKDVYEHTLIVLEQAMALEEDGADLTLRLAALLHDIGKPRTRRFEKDGRVSFHHHEVVGAKMTKKRMTALKYSNELVKDVSHLVELHLRFHGYGTGEWTDSAVRRYVRDAGPLLDRLHKLTRSDCTTRNKRKAAALSRAYDGLEERIAQLQEQEELDAIRPDLDGNQIMEILDVGPGPVIGRAYKHMLELRLENGPMAHDEAVAALKEWWAEQG, from the coding sequence GTGCCGAACGCCTACGAAGACAAGCCCAGCGCCCTGAGCCAGGCGCAGCACCGCGCGGTGAGTGAACTGCTGCGGGTTGCCCCTGTCGCTGACGACCTCGCCCGCCGTTTTCAGGAGGCCGGGTTCTCACTCGCCCTGGTCGGCGGGTCGGTCCGGGACGCGCTGCTCGGCCGGCTCGGCAACGACCTGGACTTCACGACCGACGCCCACCCTGAGGACGTACTGAAGATCGTGCGCCCCTGGGCCGACGCCGTGTGGGAGGTCGGGATCGCCTTCGGCACCGTGGGGGCGCAGAAGAGCGGCTACCAGATCGAGGTGACGACCTACCGGTCGGAGGCTTACGACCGGACCTCGCGCAAGCCCGAGGTGTCGTACGGCGACTCCATCGAGGAGGACCTCGTCCGGCGCGACTTCACGGTGAACGCGATGGCCGTCGCGCTGCCGGAGAAGGAGTTCATCGATCCGCACGGCGGGCTGGAGGACCTCGCGGCGCGGGTGCTGCGGACCCCGGGTACGCCGGAGTCGTCCTTCTCGGACGACCCGCTGCGCATGATGCGGGCGGCGCGCTTCGCGGCGCAGCTCGACTTCGAGGTGGCTCCCGAGGTGGTGATGGCCATGAAGGAGATGGCCGGGCGCATCGAGATCGTCTCGGCGGAGCGGGTGCGGGACGAGCTGAACAAGCTGATCCTGTCCGCGTACCCCCGCAAGGGGCTGACCTTGCTGGTGGACACCGGGATCGCGGATCATGTGCTGCCCGAGCTGCCGGCGCTGCGCCTGGAGAGCGACGAGCACCATCGGCACAAGGACGTCTACGAGCACACGCTGATCGTCCTGGAGCAGGCGATGGCACTGGAGGAGGACGGCGCCGACCTGACCCTCCGGCTGGCCGCGCTGCTGCACGACATCGGTAAGCCGCGCACGCGCCGCTTCGAGAAGGACGGCCGGGTCTCGTTCCACCACCATGAGGTGGTCGGCGCGAAGATGACGAAGAAGCGCATGACGGCGCTCAAGTACTCCAACGAGTTGGTGAAGGACGTCTCACATCTGGTCGAACTCCATCTGCGCTTCCACGGATACGGCACCGGAGAGTGGACGGACTCCGCTGTCCGCCGCTACGTCCGTGATGCCGGTCCGCTCCTGGACCGCCTCCACAAGCTGACCCGCTCGGACTGCACCACGCGCAACAAGCGCAAGGCCGCTGCGTTGTCCCGCGCCTATGACGGCCTGGAGGAGCGGATCGCTCAACTCCAGGAGCAGGAGGAGCTGGACGCCATCCGGCCCGACCTCGACGGCAACCAGATCATGGAGATCCTCGACGTCGGGCCTGGGCCGGTCATCGGTCGCGCTTACAAGCACATGCTGGAGTTGCGGCTGGAGAACGGGCCGATGGCGCACGACGAGGCGGTTGCGGCGCTCAAGGAGTGGTGGGCCGAGCAAGGCTGA
- a CDS encoding MFS transporter yields the protein MSVVRDLRVLLRFGNFRRLLVVRLLSQGADGVYQTALATYVVFSPEKQTSAAAIASAMAVLLLPYSLVGPFSGVLLDRWRRRQVLLYGSLLRTVLASVTAILIITEVPDWLFYVSALCVTAVNRFVLSGLSAALPRVVDDERLVIANSLSPTAGTLAASMGAGLAFLVRLVAWDSDAAVVLMGAALYLCAGLAALRMSRELLGPDRELVQPRLAAAISGTARDLAAGVRHLATPPRREAVWALLTMTLMRFCYGALLVTLLMLCRYAFSSNADDGLALLGLALGISAAGFFAAAVATPWAAARLGSGRWIAMCAGAAAVLVPALGLPFATTPMLVAAFVLGLTTQGAKIATDTIVQASVEDGFRGRIFSMYDVLFNVAFVGAAGVAALILPPDGRSTPLVVAVAVIYAAVAGAMGRFERRSVSHQ from the coding sequence ATGTCCGTCGTACGCGACCTGCGGGTCCTGCTGCGCTTTGGGAACTTCCGGCGCCTGCTCGTCGTACGCCTGCTCTCACAGGGCGCCGACGGCGTCTACCAGACCGCGCTCGCCACGTACGTCGTCTTCTCTCCGGAGAAGCAGACCTCGGCCGCCGCGATCGCCTCCGCGATGGCGGTACTGCTCCTGCCGTACTCCCTGGTGGGCCCTTTCTCCGGCGTCCTGCTGGACCGCTGGCGCCGCCGCCAGGTCCTTCTGTACGGCAGCCTGCTGCGCACGGTACTGGCCTCGGTGACAGCCATCCTGATCATCACCGAGGTTCCGGACTGGCTCTTCTACGTCTCCGCCCTATGCGTCACCGCCGTCAACCGCTTCGTCCTTTCCGGCCTCTCCGCCGCGCTGCCACGCGTGGTCGACGACGAGCGTCTGGTGATCGCCAACTCCCTTTCCCCGACCGCCGGAACGCTCGCCGCGAGCATGGGCGCCGGTCTGGCCTTCCTCGTACGGCTGGTGGCCTGGGACTCCGATGCCGCCGTGGTCCTCATGGGAGCCGCCCTGTATCTGTGCGCGGGGCTGGCGGCACTGCGCATGTCACGAGAACTGCTGGGTCCTGATCGAGAGTTGGTGCAGCCGCGCCTCGCGGCGGCGATCTCCGGCACCGCGCGCGACCTGGCGGCAGGGGTACGCCATCTCGCCACGCCGCCGCGGAGAGAGGCCGTCTGGGCACTGCTCACGATGACCCTTATGCGCTTCTGCTACGGCGCCCTGCTGGTCACGCTGCTGATGCTCTGCCGGTACGCCTTCTCTTCGAACGCCGATGACGGACTCGCCCTACTGGGGCTGGCGTTGGGAATCTCCGCCGCCGGATTCTTCGCGGCGGCCGTGGCAACCCCCTGGGCGGCGGCACGGCTGGGCTCCGGCCGCTGGATCGCCATGTGCGCGGGGGCTGCCGCGGTCCTGGTGCCCGCGCTCGGCCTCCCGTTCGCCACAACTCCCATGCTGGTGGCGGCATTCGTCCTTGGCCTGACGACGCAGGGGGCGAAGATCGCGACGGACACGATCGTGCAGGCCTCGGTCGAGGACGGCTTCCGCGGCCGGATCTTCTCCATGTACGACGTGCTGTTCAACGTCGCCTTCGTCGGTGCCGCCGGCGTCGCCGCCCTGATACTGCCGCCGGACGGCCGCTCGACACCGCTCGTTGTCGCAGTCGCCGTTATCTACGCGGCAGTTGCTGGGGCTATGGGCCGCTTTGAACGCCGCTCTGTGTCACATCAATGA
- a CDS encoding inositol-3-phosphate synthase: MGSVRVAVVGVGNCAASLVQGVEYYKDADPASKVPGLMHVQFGDYHVRDVEFVAAFDVDAKKVGLDLADAIGASENNTIKICDVPNTGVTVQRGHTLDGLGKYYRETIEESAEAPVDVVQVLKDKQVDVLVCYLPVGSEDAAKFYAQCAIDAKVAFVNALPVFIAGTKEWADKFTEAGVPIVGDDIKSQVGATITHRVMAKLFEDRGVVLDRTMQLNVGGNMDFKNMLERDRLESKKISKTQAVTSQIPDRDLGEKNVHIGPSDYVAWLDDRKWAYVRLEGRAFGDVPLNLEYKLEVWDSPNSAGVIIDALRAAKIAKDRGIGGPILSASSYFMKSPPVQYFDDEARENVEKFIKGEVER; this comes from the coding sequence ATGGGTTCGGTTCGCGTAGCCGTCGTCGGCGTGGGCAACTGCGCCGCGTCGCTGGTTCAGGGAGTCGAGTACTACAAGGACGCCGACCCGGCGTCCAAGGTCCCCGGCCTGATGCACGTGCAGTTCGGCGACTACCACGTCCGTGACGTCGAGTTCGTCGCCGCCTTCGATGTCGACGCGAAGAAGGTCGGCCTCGACCTCGCGGACGCCATCGGCGCCAGCGAGAACAACACCATCAAGATCTGCGACGTGCCGAACACCGGCGTGACCGTGCAGCGCGGCCACACCCTCGACGGCCTCGGCAAGTACTACCGCGAGACCATCGAGGAGTCCGCCGAGGCCCCGGTCGACGTGGTCCAGGTCCTCAAGGACAAGCAGGTCGACGTCCTCGTCTGCTACCTGCCCGTGGGCTCCGAGGACGCGGCGAAGTTCTACGCCCAGTGCGCCATCGACGCCAAGGTCGCCTTCGTCAACGCCCTGCCGGTCTTCATCGCCGGTACGAAGGAGTGGGCGGACAAGTTCACCGAGGCGGGCGTCCCGATCGTCGGCGACGACATCAAGTCCCAGGTCGGCGCCACCATCACGCACCGCGTCATGGCGAAGCTGTTCGAGGACCGCGGCGTCGTCCTGGACCGCACGATGCAGCTGAACGTCGGCGGCAACATGGACTTCAAGAACATGCTCGAGCGCGACCGCCTCGAGTCGAAGAAGATCTCCAAGACGCAGGCCGTCACCTCCCAGATCCCCGACCGGGACCTCGGCGAGAAGAACGTCCACATCGGCCCGTCCGACTACGTCGCCTGGCTCGACGACCGCAAGTGGGCCTACGTCCGCCTTGAGGGCCGCGCCTTCGGTGACGTCCCGCTGAACCTGGAGTACAAGCTCGAGGTCTGGGACTCCCCGAACTCCGCCGGCGTCATCATCGACGCCCTGCGCGCCGCGAAGATCGCCAAGGACCGCGGCATCGGCGGCCCGATCCTGTCCGCGTCCTCGTACTTCATGAAGTCCCCGCCGGTCCAGTACTTCGACGACGAGGCCCGCGAGAACGTCGAGAAGTTCATCAAGGGTGAGGTCGAGCGTTAA
- a CDS encoding PadR family transcriptional regulator — protein sequence MSRRSGILEFAVLGLLRESPMHGYELRKRLNTSLGVFRAFSYGTLYPCLKTLVANGWLIEEPGNTVEDALAAPLTGRRAKIVYRLTAEGKEHFEELLSQTGPDAYEDEHFAARFAFFGRTPQDVRMRVLEGRRSRLEERLEKMRASLARTRERLDDYTLELQRHGMESVEREVRWLNELIESERAGRDLKGSASGGSAQQDTTSGEPGDLPRPGGTPGPDSPGDTAT from the coding sequence ATGAGCCGACGTTCCGGGATCCTCGAGTTCGCCGTCCTCGGACTGCTCCGCGAGTCCCCGATGCACGGCTATGAGCTGCGCAAACGACTCAATACGTCACTGGGTGTGTTCCGTGCGTTCAGCTACGGCACGCTCTATCCCTGCCTCAAGACGCTGGTCGCCAACGGCTGGTTGATCGAGGAACCGGGGAACACCGTCGAGGACGCCCTCGCCGCACCACTCACGGGGCGCCGCGCCAAGATCGTCTACCGGTTGACGGCGGAAGGTAAGGAGCACTTCGAGGAACTGCTCTCACAGACCGGCCCCGACGCGTACGAGGACGAGCACTTCGCTGCCCGATTTGCCTTCTTCGGACGCACGCCGCAGGACGTACGCATGCGCGTACTGGAGGGCCGCCGCAGCCGGCTGGAGGAGCGCCTGGAGAAGATGCGCGCCTCCCTGGCACGCACCCGGGAGCGCCTCGACGACTACACGCTTGAGCTCCAGCGCCACGGGATGGAGTCCGTGGAGCGCGAAGTGCGCTGGCTGAACGAGCTCATCGAGAGCGAGCGGGCCGGGCGGGACCTGAAGGGTTCCGCTTCCGGGGGGTCCGCTCAGCAGGATACCACATCTGGAGAGCCGGGCGATCTGCCCCGGCCCGGGGGCACCCCCGGGCCGGATTCGCCCGGCGACACCGCCACGTGA
- a CDS encoding transglycosylase domain-containing protein — MSEHRRKPPQPQGGGRAAARRGQPGSSAGRRAAPRGATGSPSDSYGSGSSGSGGEERPYGGRAEARRAAQRSGGGRRRAAEPGRGGRRAAPGGPNGPGRGRGRAAPPGSRRFVDYPRAGKYGVARWVPSWRLVTGLFIGFLGSLVAVAGIGYAMVGIPKEDAAAKSENNVYYWADGTQMVATGSGQNRQNITIDKIPKAMRYAVISAENKTFYEDSGIDPAGIARALANMARGGDTQGGSTITQQFVKNTYLSQEQTLSRKFKEMFISIKVGGELTKDEILQGYLNTSYYGRGAYGIQAAAQTYYGKDAVKLTPSECAFLAALLKGPTYYDPEGNTNLDRSATPAANKKRSQERWGWILGEMRKDDHLTEAQYQEAIKKYPTPQGLKATKGMTGQISYLVDTAKKYVLSHSDITQTEFDKGGFQITTTFEKDKVNALTKAVKKIESERLDPEKRELDKYVQFGAASVKPNDGAIVAIYGGAGYENDHFTNNADTSGVPVGSTWKPFVLAAAMQYGRYDTNGEALSPMSKYNGNDKLKVRNADGSYVLDKDDQVFLQRNESTRAWGYITLRKAMEQSINTPFVQLGWDVGMSKVRDVAQKSGILKDSFATLNPSFALGTSTPSAIRMADAYATFAASGQHTDPYSVVEVKKDGQPLSGFTKPKATQAMPENVANNVTDTLENVIENGTGQNAKALGRTAAGKTGTTDENKSAWFVGYTQQLSTAVAMFRENPKDHRLLSMNGTAGEDSIHGGDVPTEVWTEYMKAALKGKSDPGFPEAEEIGEIADAVGAPSPTPSFTPEPSESASPTPSASPSESAVSPTPSASETCQISWQCDTANGGQNGGTDGGVTSSATPTETETDSNGGNANGNGGIFGGANGQ, encoded by the coding sequence ATGAGCGAGCACCGTCGCAAACCGCCGCAGCCGCAGGGAGGCGGACGTGCCGCGGCCCGACGCGGCCAGCCCGGCTCGTCCGCCGGCCGCCGAGCGGCACCGCGAGGCGCCACCGGATCTCCTTCCGACTCGTACGGGTCGGGTTCCAGCGGTTCGGGAGGCGAGGAACGGCCGTACGGCGGCCGCGCCGAGGCACGCCGCGCGGCCCAGAGAAGTGGAGGCGGCCGCCGCAGAGCGGCCGAACCGGGCAGAGGCGGCCGCCGTGCCGCTCCCGGCGGGCCGAACGGCCCTGGGCGCGGCAGAGGGCGCGCGGCCCCACCCGGCAGTAGGCGGTTCGTCGACTATCCGCGCGCGGGCAAGTACGGAGTGGCGCGGTGGGTGCCGTCGTGGCGGCTCGTCACCGGCCTGTTCATCGGCTTCCTCGGCAGCCTCGTGGCCGTTGCGGGTATCGGGTACGCGATGGTCGGCATTCCCAAGGAGGACGCGGCGGCCAAGTCTGAGAACAACGTCTACTACTGGGCAGACGGCACTCAGATGGTCGCTACGGGTAGCGGCCAGAACCGTCAGAACATCACGATCGACAAGATCCCGAAGGCCATGCGGTACGCGGTGATCTCCGCCGAGAACAAGACCTTCTACGAGGACTCGGGCATCGACCCCGCGGGCATCGCCCGAGCGCTGGCCAACATGGCCCGGGGCGGTGACACGCAGGGCGGTTCGACGATCACTCAGCAGTTCGTCAAGAACACCTACCTGAGCCAGGAGCAGACGCTCTCCCGGAAGTTCAAGGAGATGTTCATCTCGATCAAGGTGGGGGGTGAACTCACCAAGGACGAGATCCTCCAGGGCTACCTGAACACTTCGTACTACGGCCGTGGCGCCTACGGTATCCAGGCTGCGGCCCAGACCTACTACGGCAAGGACGCGGTCAAGCTCACGCCGAGCGAGTGTGCCTTCCTTGCCGCGCTACTCAAAGGCCCGACGTACTACGACCCTGAGGGCAACACGAACCTTGACCGGTCGGCGACTCCTGCGGCTAACAAAAAGCGTTCCCAGGAGCGCTGGGGATGGATCCTCGGCGAGATGCGCAAGGACGACCATCTGACGGAGGCGCAGTACCAGGAGGCCATCAAGAAGTACCCCACGCCTCAGGGCCTCAAGGCAACCAAGGGCATGACCGGCCAGATCAGCTACCTGGTCGACACGGCCAAGAAGTACGTCCTCAGCCACTCGGACATCACGCAGACGGAGTTCGACAAGGGCGGTTTCCAGATCACCACGACCTTCGAGAAGGACAAGGTCAATGCCCTGACCAAGGCCGTCAAGAAGATCGAGAGTGAGCGCCTCGACCCAGAGAAGCGTGAACTGGACAAGTACGTCCAGTTCGGTGCGGCGTCGGTGAAGCCCAATGACGGTGCCATCGTCGCTATCTACGGCGGCGCCGGTTACGAGAACGACCACTTCACCAACAATGCTGACACCTCAGGTGTACCGGTCGGTTCGACGTGGAAGCCGTTCGTGCTAGCCGCGGCCATGCAGTACGGCCGGTACGACACCAACGGCGAGGCTCTGTCGCCGATGAGTAAGTACAACGGCAACGACAAGCTCAAGGTCAGGAACGCGGACGGCAGTTATGTCCTGGACAAGGATGACCAGGTCTTCCTGCAGCGCAATGAGAGCACTCGTGCCTGGGGTTACATCACCTTGCGCAAGGCGATGGAGCAGTCGATCAACACGCCGTTCGTACAACTCGGCTGGGACGTCGGGATGTCGAAGGTGCGGGATGTCGCCCAGAAGTCCGGCATCCTGAAGGACAGCTTTGCCACGCTTAACCCGTCCTTTGCACTCGGCACGTCGACTCCCAGTGCGATTCGCATGGCGGACGCCTACGCGACGTTCGCCGCGTCAGGTCAGCACACCGATCCGTACTCGGTCGTCGAGGTCAAGAAGGACGGCCAACCGCTTTCTGGATTCACCAAGCCGAAGGCCACTCAGGCGATGCCCGAGAACGTGGCAAACAACGTCACGGACACCCTCGAGAACGTCATCGAGAACGGTACAGGCCAGAACGCCAAGGCCCTGGGCCGTACGGCGGCCGGTAAGACCGGTACCACCGACGAGAACAAGTCGGCCTGGTTCGTCGGCTACACCCAGCAGCTCTCGACCGCGGTCGCGATGTTCCGGGAGAATCCGAAGGACCACAGGTTGCTCTCCATGAACGGCACGGCCGGCGAGGATTCCATCCACGGTGGTGACGTCCCCACGGAGGTGTGGACCGAGTACATGAAGGCCGCGCTCAAGGGCAAGAGCGACCCCGGCTTCCCGGAGGCCGAGGAGATCGGCGAGATCGCCGACGCCGTGGGCGCGCCGTCGCCGACGCCGTCCTTCACTCCGGAGCCGAGCGAGTCGGCTTCCCCGACGCCGAGTGCGTCGCCCAGTGAGAGTGCCGTCTCTCCGACACCTTCGGCGAGTGAGACCTGCCAGATCAGCTGGCAGTGCGACACCGCCAACGGCGGACAGAACGGTGGCACGGACGGCGGCGTGACCTCGTCAGCGACACCCACGGAAACGGAGACGGATAGTAACGGAGGGAATGCCAACGGCAACGGAGGCATCTTCGGAGGTGCGAACGGTCAGTAG
- a CDS encoding transposase, translating into MLGLLSDLPGAKLPDETGNVKKGIHTVRVQSRYTDTAGRIENSQVVVYAGRARTRGGRPGAAHPVLLDVRPRKERSRAAGLGQDALFTTKPEPAWVMIEQSLHAGHRVGWVTGDEAYGGNEYCERLWRIAASVTSSRRPVRPKCPPVQARSAPTPW; encoded by the coding sequence GTGCTGGGGCTGCTGTCGGACCTGCCGGGCGCGAAATTGCCGGACGAGACCGGCAACGTGAAGAAGGGCATCCATACCGTCAGGGTCCAAAGCCGGTACACCGACACCGCTGGCCGAATCGAGAACTCCCAGGTCGTCGTCTACGCCGGGCGAGCGAGGACACGCGGCGGTAGACCGGGAGCTGCACATCCCGTGCTCCTGGACGTGCGCCCCCGGAAGGAACGCTCCCGGGCCGCGGGCCTTGGCCAAGACGCCCTCTTCACGACCAAGCCGGAACCGGCCTGGGTGATGATCGAACAGTCCCTTCATGCCGGACACCGCGTCGGCTGGGTCACGGGTGACGAGGCCTACGGCGGCAACGAATACTGCGAACGACTTTGGAGAATCGCGGCATCGGTTACGTCCTCGCGGCGGCCAGTTCGGCCGAAGTGCCCACCGGTGCAGGCACGTTCTGCACCGACGCCCTGGTGA